Below is a genomic region from Eupeodes corollae chromosome 1, idEupCoro1.1, whole genome shotgun sequence.
tagaaataaactaattttctaacgattttccaatttttgtaaattcaaataCTGAAGTGCAAATTGAATAATTTGGATAAACtaattccaataaataaattatttttcgaaagatactaaataaataaattaattacaatgACGGGCAAGAAAAGGCAGCAATCACCAAAGAAAAGCGCAGATCTTGAACATTTGGTTCATCAGcgattacaaattaaaaataatataattcgcATTAAAACGGGTCTTGAGGAAAAAACTTTATCGTTAAATCCAATTGAATTAGAATGTCgattagatattttaaattcatatattGATCAATTAATGAATTGTCAGTCGGAAATAGAATCCGAAGATCGTGCTGATGATTCTCGCGGTGAATTGGAAGACATTTGCGTTGGTGCTAAAGCACTACTTATTTCACATGTCAATAAAAGACGAAAGTCTAGTGTAGTTGATTATTCATTCAGCAACCCACACCATTCACGACTTCCAAAAATGTCTTTGCCTAAATTCAGTGGAAAGTActctgaatataaaaattttatcagcCTTTTCGAAAGTTTGGTAGACAACGATCCAATGCTTTCAGATATTGAAAAGTTCAATCATTTAATTTCCTGTTTATCAGGTGCAGCTTTAGGAACAGTTAAAGCTTTCCAAATTACAGAACAAAACTATCCAAAAGCATtagcaagtttaaaaaaagtctaCGATAATAATTGTTTAATCTTTTTCGACAATGTTTCCacactttttgaattgaaagaaaTTTCCAAACCATCCGCGTCCTCATTGCGAAGCATGATCGACACAGTGTCTGCAATTTATGATTCGCTTCTTTCATTGGGTGATGAAAAGAATATAACAAACGCGATCATTATACATTTAGTTATGTCAAAGGTGGATGCAATCACTAGGTCAAAATGGGAAGAACAACTAGATTTCAATACTCTTCCTTTATGGAAAGATTGTGAAGAAGCTCTTAATAAAAGATATCAGCATCTTTCTGCTGAAGAAGCTTCAAGTGCAAAGTCAAAATCTTCCGATAAGCCCTCCAAAACTAACCAAGATTCAAGTCGTTTAAAACACTCAAGGTCCTCATTTGCTTGTGTAAACTCGCaacaaaataaatccaaatGCCTATATTGCAAATCAAACGACCATTATATAACGAcgtgtcaaaattttactgcgTTGCCTGTCCAGCAAAGATTCGAGTATGCTAAAAGTGTTCCTATTTGCATTAACTGCCTTCGAAAAGGACACACAGTTTCGAAATGCAAAATGAGTCGATGCAGCGTTTGCAATCGATCTCATCACACATTATTGCACCAGTACGAATCAACTTTTAATAGTTTACCGGCACAACCTTCAACAAGTTTTCAAGCTATGCATGCCTCAGTTTCGGCTGATAAAGTTATTCTTGCCACTGCACTTGTGCAAATAAAGGGCAGTTCTGGAGAATACATGATAGCTCGGGCATTACTTGATTCTGGCTCTCAATTAAACTTCATAACAGAAGAATTAGCCCAAAGATTAAAACTTCGAAAGGAAGAAAAACCTTTGAATCTGCTTGGCATTGGAAAGGCAAGTGCTACAGTGAATAAAAAAGTACATGCAGAAGTAAAATCAAGATTTAATGATCATTCGTTTTCTGCTGATTATTGGGTAATGAACTCAATATCGTCTTATCAGCCGGATCAAGCAATAAATACTTCGGATTGGAATATTCCTTCCAACATTCAACTAGCTGATCCATATTTTAATAAGCCACAAAAGATTGACCTACTTATTGGAGCAgacacattttttgaattgttgtcGGTTGGTCAAATTAAACAAGGTCCCGAATTTCCAACTATTCAAAAGACAATTTTTGGCTGGATAATATCTGGGAAATACCCCAAGGGTACAAATAACAGTACCAAGCATTGCAATCTAGTATGTCAGTGTGAAGATTTATCAGATTTAGATGAAAAGATACCAAAACTCTGGTTATTGGAAGAATTTCCTGGCgaaacgaaaaaatattttactccaGAACAACAATTGTGTGAAAAACACtttgttgaaaatacaaaacttttgccGACAGGTCGTTTTGAGGTTAAACTTCCCTTCAAATTATCCTCAAACTCGCTTGGATCATCATTCGAAACTGCCAAACGTAGATTTCTTGCACTTGAGCGCAAATTATCCAAAAACAGCGATTTGAGAGGAATGTATATGGATTTCATGaaagaatacattttgttgGGTCATATGTCACcaacaaataatgaaattcCAAAGGGCCCGCACTATTTCATTCCACATCAGTGTGTTTTGCGACCGCAAAGTACAAGTACTAAGTTGAGAGTTGTTTTCGACGCCTCAAGTCGAACATCTTCTCAACTATCACTGAATGACATCTTGATGGTTGGGCCAACCATTCAAGAGGAGCTGTTTTCGACGTTGCTCCGTTTTCGTACACACAAATATGCTATTACGGCTGATATTACGAAAATGTACCGGCAAGTTCTTGTTGCGGAAGAGCACACGAATTACCAGCTCATAGTGTGGAGGCAGCATCCGTCCCAACTATTGCAAATCTTTCGCTTAAACACAGTAACGTATGGTACGTCTCCAGCGCCATTTTTAGCGATACGGTGTTTACAAATGTTGGGCGATGCTAACGAATCTTCTTTCCCCACGGGGTCAGATATAATTCGAAGAGATTTTTACGTTGACGATCTCTTAACTGGTGCTGATAATCTTGAAAcccttaaaataatgaaattcgaGATTCAAGAAATCCTCACAAAAGGAGGGTTTCAATTAGCCAAATGGTTTTCAAATCATCCAGAGTATCTAAATAAGGATAGTTctgaaaaatcaattaattttaatgattcAGATTTCACAAAAACTCTGGGAATGTGTTGGCACCCTAAAGAAGATACATTCAGCTTCAATTTGGACAATAATTTTCATGATCTACGAGCTACTAAGAGAAACATATTATCAGTCTCAGCTCGTCTTTTCGATCCTCTTGGTTTGTTATGCCCCATAGTAACCAAAGCCAAAATCTTATTACAAGAGCTTTGGGTTGCAAAGATTGAATGGGATGAGTCGATTCCATTGCGCCTTGATACAAGTTggcaaaatttcaaaaccaatttatCTCAACTTGGCGAGATAAAAATTCCAAGATTTGTCGAAACTCATTCGAacgcaaaaattcaagttcatgGGTTTGCCGATGCTTCGACGAGAGCTTACGGTTGTTGTATTTACATCCGAAGCCAAAGCACAGCCGGTATCAAGTCGACGCTATTAACTGCAAAGTCTAGGGTGGCCCCTTTGAAAACGAAATCGATCCCTCGATTAGAACTTTGCGCAGCGCATACTCTTGCTAAGCTATGGACAAGAGTAGAGGCAATGTTGAGTCTTGACATCGACCAAGTTATTTTCTGGACCGATTCCGAAATAACTTTGCATTGGATAAAAACACATCCATCTACGCTTGCAACCTTTGTTGCAAATCGTGTGTCCGACATCCAAGAGTGGACACAAAAAGTATCATGGAGACATgtaccaacaaaacaaaatccagCAGATATTCTGTCAAGAGGCTGTAACGTTG
It encodes:
- the LOC129944297 gene encoding uncharacterized protein LOC129944297, encoding MTGKKRQQSPKKSADLEHLVHQRLQIKNNIIRIKTGLEEKTLSLNPIELECRLDILNSYIDQLMNCQSEIESEDRADDSRGELEDICVGAKALLISHVNKRRKSSVVDYSFSNPHHSRLPKMSLPKFSGKYSEYKNFISLFESLVDNDPMLSDIEKFNHLISCLSGAALGTVKAFQITEQNYPKALASLKKVYDNNCLIFFDNVSTLFELKEISKPSASSLRSMIDTVSAIYDSLLSLGDEKNITNAIIIHLVMSKVDAITRSKWEEQLDFNTLPLWKDCEEALNKRYQHLSAEEASSAKSKSSDKPSKTNQDSSRLKHSRSSFACVNSQQNKSKCLYCKSNDHYITTCQNFTALPVQQRFEYAKSVPICINCLRKGHTVSKCKMSRCSVCNRSHHTLLHQYESTFNSLPAQPSTSFQAMHASVSADKVILATALVQIKGSSGEYMIARALLDSGSQLNFITEELAQRLKLRKEEKPLNLLGIGKASATVNKKVHAEVKSRFNDHSFSADYWVMNSISSYQPDQAINTSDWNIPSNIQLADPYFNKPQKIDLLIGADTFFELLSVGQIKQGPEFPTIQKTIFGWIISGKYPKGTNNSTKHCNLVCQCEDLSDLDEKIPKLWLLEEFPGETKKYFTPEQQLCEKHFVENTKLLPTGRFEVKLPFKLSSNSLGSSFETAKRRFLALERKLSKNSDLRGMYMDFMKEYILLGHMSPTNNEIPKGPHYFIPHQCVLRPQSTSTKLRVVFDASSRTSSQLSLNDILMVGPTIQEELFSTLLRFRTHKYAITADITKMYRQVLVAEEHTNYQLIVWRQHPSQLLQIFRLNTVTYGTSPAPFLAIRCLQMLGDANESSFPTGSDIIRRDFYVDDLLTGADNLETLKIMKFEIQEILTKGGFQLAKWFSNHPEYLNKDSSEKSINFNDSDFTKTLGMCWHPKEDTFSFNLDNNFHDLRATKRNILSVSARLFDPLGLLCPIVTKAKILLQELWVAKIEWDESIPLRLDTSWQNFKTNLSQLGEIKIPRFVETHSNAKIQVHGFADASTRAYGCCIYIRSQSTAGIKSTLLTAKSRVAPLKTKSIPRLELCAAHTLAKLWTRVEAMLSLDIDQVIFWTDSEITLHWIKTHPSTLATFVANRVSDIQEWTQKVSWRHVPTKQNPADILSRGCNVEEINASIWFKGPQFLLNEQSSWPVNSHFELSPEDEALEKRKTNTALIAVEKPRTKLLEFIEEESSYNDLITTFAYIMRFFKSNNKTERTFEELPTAKERNLAFLRIVEIVQSYEFPEEIEKLRRKITLQNSFQKLNPFIHDFQDNEFSFSLIRVGGRLFNAPIEYDKKFPLLLTKNSPFVRTCLTYLHRKNYHAGPQAMVALLREKIWLINAKDACQKVVRQCINCFKYKPKLLTQIMGNLPADRLRAQRPFLVCGVDFCGPVHTTLKIRGRSPNKTYICVFVCFASKAVHIELASNLSSECFILVLKRFICRRGLPKTIYCDNGTNFVGAQTILREIQEEIERGAKAVRRYAAEEGFNFALIPPRAPHFGGLWEAAVKAAKTLLQRTVGNALLTTEELLTVVIEVEGILNSRPIAPLSADPNDGEALTPAHLLIGSSLRSLPPEPVPERQTGCLKRWQLLCWLKQQFWLKWSKEYLLGLQARSKWVQEQPNLVVGKLVVIHEDNSPPQRWKTGRVIGVVEGQDGKVRVADVKTSSGVLRRPIVKLAPLPDEEY